In Oryzias melastigma strain HK-1 linkage group LG16, ASM292280v2, whole genome shotgun sequence, a single genomic region encodes these proteins:
- the LOC112143750 gene encoding basic helix-loop-helix transcription factor scleraxis codes for MTYAMLRTAPPAGRFLYGDIALLSEDDEDNGSEGSGSEERTPNSSNSSAFRLSSSSPTSFHIKVNRKRKMCVAGGGGGLGAMVGRLGTPGSSPNVEVRQRTAANARERDRTNSVNTAFTALRTLIPTEPADRKLSKIETLRLASSYISHLGNVLLLGEGLHDGQPCHAPSPPFFHVSSSPTRGSDQSTQPKHICTFCLSNQRRMNKDRDRKTTIRS; via the exons ATGACATACGCCATGCTACGCACAGCGCCTCCTGCAGGCCGCTTCCTGTACGGCGACATCGCTCTCCTCTCCGAAGATGATGAGGACAATGGCAGCGAAGGCTCTGGCTCTGAGGAGCGAACCCCCAACTCATCCAACTCCTCTGCGTTCCGCTTGTCTTCCTCGTCCCCAACGTCCTTCCACATCAAGGTgaacagaaagaggaaaatgtGTGTGGCCGGAGGGGGTGGAGGTCTGGGGGCCATGGTGGGGCGCCTGGGCACCCCTGGGTCATCACCCAACGTGGAGGTCCGCCAGAGGACCGCTGCCAATGCACGGGAGAGAGATCGCACCAATTCAGTGAACACAGCCTTCACGGCGCTGCGCACACTCATCCCCACTGAGCCTGCAGACAG GAAGCTGTCGAAGATCGAGACGCTACGTTTGGCCAGCAGCTACATCAGCCATCTGGGAAACGTGTTGCTTCTGGGTGAAGGGCTTCATGATGGACAGCCGTGCCACGCGCCATCGCCCCCATTTTTCCACGTCAGCTCCTCCCCCACCCGAGGATCCGACCAATCAACTCAACCCAAGCACATCTGTACCTTCTGTCTGAGCAACCAGAGGAGAATG aaCAAAGACAGAGACCGGAAAACGACCATCAGGAGCTAA